The proteins below are encoded in one region of Streptomyces ficellus:
- a CDS encoding SDR family NAD(P)-dependent oxidoreductase: protein MNGRTALVTGGSRGIGAATALRLAQQGADVALTYVRDEEAAREVVRKVEATGRRGFALRADAGEAGEAAEVVERAARALGGRLDVLVNNAGIGVLGPLENLTAADVDRVLAVNVRGVFLTSQAAAARMGRGGRIVTIGTCMTRRVPGPGGTLYTMSKAALVGLNRALARELGARGITANIVHPGPVDTDMNPADGPYADGQRALTALGRFGVPDEVAAMVAYLAGEDAAYVTGGEFSVDGGHAA from the coding sequence ATGAACGGCAGGACGGCCCTCGTGACCGGCGGCAGCCGCGGCATCGGCGCCGCCACCGCACTGCGGCTGGCCCAGCAGGGCGCGGACGTGGCACTCACCTACGTACGGGACGAGGAGGCGGCCCGGGAGGTGGTACGGAAGGTGGAGGCGACCGGCCGGCGCGGGTTCGCCCTGCGCGCCGACGCGGGCGAGGCCGGTGAGGCGGCGGAGGTCGTGGAGCGCGCCGCGCGGGCCCTCGGCGGGCGGCTGGACGTGCTCGTCAACAACGCGGGCATCGGGGTGCTGGGCCCGCTGGAGAACCTCACGGCGGCCGACGTGGACCGGGTCCTGGCGGTGAACGTGCGGGGCGTGTTCCTGACCTCGCAGGCGGCCGCGGCCCGCATGGGCCGGGGCGGGCGGATCGTCACGATCGGCACCTGCATGACCCGGCGGGTGCCGGGGCCGGGCGGCACCCTCTACACGATGAGCAAGGCGGCGCTGGTCGGCCTGAACAGGGCGCTCGCCCGGGAACTCGGCGCACGGGGCATCACGGCCAACATCGTTCACCCGGGGCCGGTCGACACGGACATGAACCCGGCGGACGGCCCCTACGCGGACGGTCAGCGCGCGCTGACGGCGCTCGGCCGCTTCGGCGTGCCGGACGAGGTCGCGGCGATGGTGGCGTACCTGGCCGGTGAGGACGCGGCGTACGTGACGGGCGGCGAGTTCTCGGTGGACGGCGGCCACGCCGCGTAG
- the alc gene encoding allantoicase → MTGISRFTGDASPYGGGDPYADYRTADLPFTGLVDLADRRLGAGVIAANDEFFAERENMLKPEPAEFDPEHFGHKGKIMDGWETRRRRGVSATEPHPTDDDHDWALVRLGAPGVVRGIVVDTAHFRGNYPQAVSVEATSVAGSPSPEALLADDVEWTTLVPRTAIGGHAANGFAVDAERRFTHLRVKQHPDGGIARLRVYGEVAPDPEWLAVLGTFDVVALENGGRVEDASDRFYSPATNTIQPGRSRKMDDGWETRRRRDKGNDWIRYQLVEQSAIRAVEIDTAYLKGNSAGWAALSSRDGEDGDWTEVLPRTRLQPDTNHRFVLPEPAVGTHVRIDIYPDGGISRLRLFGSLTALGAKRLAARHDQLN, encoded by the coding sequence GTGACCGGCATATCCCGCTTCACCGGCGACGCCAGCCCCTACGGCGGCGGTGACCCGTACGCCGACTACCGCACCGCGGACCTCCCCTTCACCGGTCTCGTCGACCTGGCCGACCGCCGCCTCGGCGCGGGCGTCATCGCCGCCAACGACGAGTTCTTCGCCGAGCGCGAGAACATGCTCAAGCCCGAGCCCGCCGAGTTCGACCCCGAGCACTTCGGCCACAAGGGCAAGATCATGGACGGCTGGGAGACGCGCCGCCGCCGCGGCGTGTCCGCCACCGAGCCCCACCCCACGGACGACGACCACGACTGGGCCCTGGTACGGCTCGGCGCGCCCGGCGTCGTACGCGGCATCGTCGTCGACACCGCCCACTTCCGCGGCAACTACCCGCAGGCCGTGTCCGTCGAGGCGACCTCGGTGGCCGGTTCGCCGTCGCCCGAGGCCCTGCTCGCCGACGACGTCGAGTGGACGACGCTCGTCCCGCGCACCGCCATCGGCGGCCACGCCGCGAACGGCTTCGCCGTCGACGCCGAGCGCCGCTTCACGCACCTGCGCGTCAAGCAGCACCCCGACGGCGGCATCGCCCGCCTGCGCGTGTACGGCGAGGTCGCCCCCGACCCGGAGTGGCTGGCCGTGCTCGGCACCTTCGACGTCGTCGCGCTGGAGAACGGCGGCCGCGTCGAGGACGCCTCCGACCGCTTCTACTCGCCCGCCACCAACACCATCCAGCCGGGCCGCTCCCGCAAGATGGACGACGGCTGGGAGACCCGCCGCCGCCGCGACAAGGGCAACGACTGGATCCGCTACCAGCTGGTGGAGCAGTCCGCGATCCGCGCCGTGGAGATCGACACCGCGTACCTCAAGGGCAACAGCGCCGGCTGGGCCGCCCTGTCGTCACGCGACGGCGAGGACGGCGACTGGACCGAGGTCCTGCCCCGCACCCGCCTCCAGCCGGACACCAACCACCGGTTCGTCCTGCCGGAGCCCGCGGTCGGCACCCACGTACGCATCGACATCTACCCGGACGGCGGCATCTCCCGCCTCCGCCTGTTCGGCTCGCTGACGGCACTGGGCGCCAAGCGCCTGGCCGCCCGCCACGACCAGCTGAACTGA
- the allB gene encoding allantoinase AllB, whose product MDVTLVLRSTRVITPEGTRPASVAVAGGRIAAVLPHDAEVPAGARLEDVGDHVVLPGLVDTHVHVNDPGRTEWEGFWTATRAAAAGGITTLIDMPLNSLPPTTTVGNLRTKQDVARAKAHIDVGFWGGALPDNVKDLRPLHDAGVFGFKCFLSPSGVDEFPELDQEQLTASLAEIAGFGGLMIVHAEDPHHLAAAPQKSSPKYADFLASRPRDAENTAIENLIAQAKRLDARVHVLHLSSSDALPLIAAARRDGVQITVESCPHFLTLTAEEVPDGATEFKCCPPIREAANQDALWEGLADGTIDAIVSDHSPSTADLKTPDFSTAWGGISSLQLGLPAIWTEARRRGHTLEDVVRWMSTAPARLAGLDRKGAIEPGRDADFAVLAPDETFTVDPAALHHRNQVTAYAGKTLHGVVRSTWLRGVRIADNGTLAEPTGRLLERNT is encoded by the coding sequence GTGGACGTGACTCTGGTGCTGCGCTCGACGCGCGTCATCACCCCCGAGGGCACCCGCCCCGCCTCGGTCGCCGTCGCCGGCGGCCGGATCGCGGCGGTGCTGCCCCACGACGCCGAGGTACCGGCCGGAGCCCGGCTGGAGGACGTCGGCGACCACGTCGTCCTCCCCGGCCTCGTCGACACCCACGTCCACGTGAACGACCCCGGCCGCACCGAGTGGGAGGGCTTCTGGACCGCCACCCGGGCCGCCGCGGCCGGCGGCATCACGACCCTGATCGACATGCCGCTCAACTCCCTGCCGCCCACCACCACGGTCGGCAACCTGCGCACCAAGCAGGACGTGGCCCGCGCCAAGGCCCACATCGACGTCGGCTTCTGGGGCGGAGCCCTGCCCGACAACGTCAAGGACCTCCGGCCGCTGCACGACGCGGGCGTCTTCGGCTTCAAGTGCTTCCTGTCGCCCTCCGGCGTGGACGAGTTCCCCGAGCTGGACCAGGAGCAGCTGACCGCCTCGCTCGCCGAGATCGCCGGCTTCGGCGGCCTGATGATCGTCCACGCCGAGGACCCGCACCACCTCGCCGCCGCCCCGCAGAAGAGCTCGCCGAAGTACGCCGACTTCCTCGCCTCCCGGCCGCGCGACGCCGAGAACACCGCCATCGAGAACCTCATCGCCCAGGCCAAGAGGCTCGACGCGCGCGTGCACGTGCTCCACCTGTCCTCCAGCGACGCCCTGCCGCTGATCGCCGCCGCCCGCCGCGACGGCGTGCAGATCACCGTCGAGAGCTGCCCGCACTTCCTCACCCTCACCGCCGAGGAGGTGCCGGACGGGGCCACGGAGTTCAAGTGCTGCCCGCCCATCCGGGAGGCCGCCAACCAGGACGCGCTGTGGGAGGGCCTCGCCGACGGCACGATCGACGCGATCGTCTCCGACCACTCGCCCTCCACCGCCGACCTGAAGACCCCCGACTTCTCCACCGCCTGGGGCGGCATCTCCTCCCTCCAGCTGGGCCTGCCCGCCATCTGGACCGAGGCCCGCCGCCGCGGCCACACGCTCGAGGACGTCGTCCGCTGGATGTCCACCGCCCCGGCCCGGCTCGCGGGCCTGGACCGCAAGGGCGCCATCGAGCCCGGCCGCGACGCCGACTTCGCCGTCCTCGCGCCCGACGAGACGTTCACCGTCGACCCGGCCGCGCTCCACCACCGCAACCAGGTCACCGCCTACGCCGGCAAGACCCTGCACGGCGTCGTCAGGTCCACCTGGCTGCGCGGCGTCCGCATCGCCGACAACGGCACCCTCGCCGAGCCGACCGGCCGGCTCCTCGAAAGGAACACGTGA